The proteins below come from a single Melitaea cinxia chromosome 9, ilMelCinx1.1, whole genome shotgun sequence genomic window:
- the LOC123656281 gene encoding autophagy-related protein 101 has product MNARSIKFEMSMEGRQVDEVVASIFHTVLFHRSSGKFTYNSEESYSIRTISYVDVDCDFIDFTYVCCESEALGRVVKREISEFSELLRGAEASLPRGSISLEFFQRRRARWPFQPECVPWEVWTVCCELTESRNERDMHSKHESVVEMLQDKIVFITEIINRHEYVPKMPSRSDADLIFDTSYSDIQPYLFKIHYNLSGAPPTSVGNTVRKLIRDTLSL; this is encoded by the coding sequence ATGAACGCACGCAGCATCAAATTTGAAATGTCCATGGAGGGTAGACAAGTGGACGAGGTGGTCGCAAGCATCTTTCACACGGTACTGTTCCACCGCTCGAGTGGGAAGTTTACCTACAACAGCGAGGAGAGCTACTCGATTCGAACAATCAGTTACGTGGACGTTGACTGCGATTTCATCGATTTCACTTACGTGTGCTGCGAGTCGGAGGCGCTTGGTCGCGTTGTCAAGCGCGAAATTTCGGAATTTTCGGAACTATTACGTGGAGCGGAAGCGTCGTTACCACGAGGTTCCATCAGTCTCGAGTTCTTCCAGAGGAGGCGAGCGCGATGGCCTTTCCAGCCTGAGTGTGTTCCGTGGGAGGTTTGGACTGTATGCTGCGAGTTAACTGAGTCCCGAAATGAGCGAGACATGCACTCAAAGCACGAGAGTGTAGTAGAAATGCTACAGGACAAAATCGTGTTCATAACGGAGATCATTAACCGTCACGAGTACGTCCCAAAAATGCCGAGCCGCTCCGACGCAGACTTAATCTTTGACACGTCATATTCTGACATCCAGCCGTACCTCTTCAAGATCCACTACAACTTGTCGGGCGCACCGCCCACATCGGTCGGCAATACTGTGAGGAAGCTGATTCGCGATACCCTGTCGTTGTGA